The following coding sequences lie in one Fusarium poae strain DAOMC 252244 chromosome 1, whole genome shotgun sequence genomic window:
- a CDS encoding hypothetical protein (SECRETED:SignalP(1-19)~TransMembrane:1 (n4-14c19/20o234-259i)), which yields MHRSAVLLALGALSSPAAAGWLKSDQEVSWEPPRQTGIYGPEAGEQANIALGWSPVPTEAPQLAGAMDLKFAMGKRDLAPMTCGFGKAGNSFTCISSVATCSYSNGWIGCCETGRACKSVKTSCVPYTESASVCAFLEDFHTLCCDATAKYCHTWVGTTSGDPYTILACDSTSGSSALLFSDPLATGDSSTTESDASTTKDASATAEDASTTVTQTSASATETDKKDDDKGTPVGAIAGGVVGGVAALALVGLAAFLLFRRRKKNAAAATAAAGGSPQNPPAMAQHPQSPGGYVPSSPSNATYPSGVPSNFQGYQQPYDPSLAAPYGQPQGYQQPGYGGYSPQPQGYAQPFGQQGQYPAQYGAGGYGVPSSTSPPPGQFTPSPGPNKDGHETPQAQELPAVQPLGNEGNRAELS from the exons ATGCATCGCTCCGCTGTTCTACTTGCCCTCGGGGCTCTCAGCTCGCCAGCCGCCGCGGGTTGGCTCAAGTCAGACCAAGAAGTGTCATGGGAACCTCCTCGTCAAACAGGCATTTATGGCCCTGAGGCTGGCGAACAAGCTAATATCGCCTTGGGATGGAGTCCTGTCCCAACAGAGGCCCCCCAGCTTGCTGGTGCCATGGACTTGAAGTTTGCTATGGGAAAGAGAGACCTAGCGCCCATGACCTGTGGTTTCGGTAAAGCAGGAA ATTCCTTCACATGTATTTCCAGCGTCGCCACTTGCAGTTATTCTAACGGTTGGATTGGATGCTGTGAAACTGGCCGGGCTTGCAAGTCAGTGAAGACATCTTGCGTTCCTTACACCGAATCTGCTTCTGTGTGTGCTTTCCTCGAGGACTTTCACACTCTTTGCTG TGATGCGACTGCCAAGTACTGCCACACCTGGGTCGGTACCACATCTGGCGACCCCTACACGATACTTGCCTGTGATTCCACCTCGGGTAGCTCTGCACTTCTATTCTCCGACCCTTTAGCTACCGGTGATTCGAGCACTACTGAAAGCGATGCATCGACGACGAAAGATGCATCTGCGACCGCAGAAGACGCATCTACCACAGTAACCCAAACTTCCGCGTCAGCGACAGAAACTGATAAGAAAGACGACGACAAGGGCACTCCCGTCGGCGCTATTGCCGGTGGCGTTGTTGGCGGCGTCGCTGCTCTTGCTCTGGTCGGTTTGGCTGCTTTCCTGCTTTTCCGTCGTCGCAAGAAGAACGCCGCAGctgcaacagcagcagcaggtgGCAGCCCGCAAAACCCTCCTGCGATGGCCCAGCACCCTCAGAGCCCAGGAGGTTACGTTCCTTCTTCGCCTTCGAACGCTACCTATCCTTCAGGCGTGCCTTCAAACTTCCAAGGTTACCAACAGCCATATGATCCTTCATTGGCTGCTCCATACGGACAACCCCAAGGCTATCAGCAACCTGGCTACGGCGGCTACTCTCCTCAGCCTCAGGGGTACGCCCAGCCATTCGGCCAGCAAGGTCAATATCCTGCTCAGTATGGCGCTGGAGGTTATGGAGTACCTTCGTCCACTTCCCCTCCTCCAGGACAATTCACACCCAGCCCGGGTCCTAACAAGGATGGCCACGAAACTCCCCAAGCTCAAGAGTTGCCCGCTGTTCAACCACTTGGAAACGAGGGTAACCGCGCTGAGCTTAGCTAG
- a CDS encoding hypothetical protein (BUSCO:44699at5125): MGSLYTPISYANKYEWSLPNNVRRLYIDGIDELVGLVPEHFAQTMKWHPKFFSLPPPAFEGCSHRIILIRTDFLPFEGGLPLNCGDLVKCCELALEKLALDNGDFPSLANWEATSCDGREFSPVHMFTHGLRAMRIPTPLRGFLGILTVGVHLNVYSRDRTTNEYRIWVAKRAVGRKYSYSGMLDQIVAGGVDVEDRIRHWMAPLKTLTREAKEETGLEVEQNQNVFAPGTDTEPRREIGRVVRASWVSFFDRKDRNAGEHDEGQLEPGVRIIYDLELMNDFCPQENEDSIEKIMPMDVSQVKESLLVDGKWKPNCGLVMLDFLVRHRLADVQNDSHFTSIMRDLRPDLPFKFADRWNECRMGR, translated from the coding sequence ATGGGTTCATTATACACACCTATCTCCTACGCCAATAAATATGAATGGAGCCTGCCTAACAATGTCCGTCGCCTATACATCGATGGCATTGACGAGCTCGTGGGTCTCGTGCCAGAGCATTTCGCTCAAACCATGAAATGGCACCCCAAGTTCTTCTCTCTCCCACCTCCTGCTTTCGAAGGCTGCTCTCATCGCATAATACTTATTCGTACCGATTTCCTACCGTTCGAGGGTGGTCTACCTCTTAACTGCGGAGATCTTGTAAAATGCTGCGAGCTTGCTCTCGAAAAGCTCGCCCTCGACAATGGAGACTTTCCCTCATTGGCCAACTGGGAAGCCACCAGTTGTGACGGGCGAGAATTTTCGCCAGTGCACATGTTTACCCATGGTTTACGAGCTATGCGCATTCCAACGCCCCTGAGAGGGTTTCTCGGGATACTGACGGTTGGGGTACACCTCAACGTCTACAGCAGAGACCGTACGACCAACGAGTACCGCATCTGGGTCGCAAAACGCGCCGTTGGTCGCAAGTACAGCTACTCCGGGATGCTGGACCAGATCGTTGCGGGAGGCGTGGATGTGGAAGACCGAATCAGGCACTGGATGGCTCCGTTGAAGACACTGACTCGTGAGGCTAAGGAGGAGACGGGCCTCGAAGTCGAGCAGAATCAAAATGTGTTTGCGCCTGGCACTGACACAGAGCCAAGGAGAGAAATTGGCAGGGTTGTCAGAGCTTCATGGGTCAGTTTTTTCGACAGAAAAGATCGAAATGCAGGCGAACACGACGAAGGTCAGCTTGAACCTGGTGTTAGAATCATATATGACCTCGAACTCATGAACGACTTTTGTCCACAAGAAAACGAGGATAGCATCGAGAAGATCATGCCTATGGATGTGTCGCAGGTGAAGGAGAGCCTGTTGGTGGATGGCAAATGGAAGCCAAACTGCGGGCTTGTGATGCTGGACTTCTTGGTGCGCCACCGGCTTGCTGATGTGCAAAACGATAGTCATTTCACCTCTATCATGAGAGACTTGCGTCCAGACTTACCCTTTAAATTTGCAGATCGATGGAACGAGTGCAGAATGGGGCGGTAG
- a CDS encoding hypothetical protein (BUSCO:55605at5125) — MFVARQRAAFVARQLQRTARTYASDAHAHHKAAEVNESFSTGSLLAVSGFFGSILIYQFVPAEGEQSSILNFINKYTSRSKDWEEINALHTKAMEQAAYDRNLFENGGNKHRFVDVAYPEAISSYASRNHIAGHLANMDYVVEHYRQQHLKEEERKAAKLAQKQE; from the exons ATGTTCGTCGCACGACAAAGGGCAGCCTTCGTGGCTCGACAGCTGCAGCGAACAGCACGAACCTACGCCTCTGATGCCCACGCCCACCACAAGGCCGCCGAAGTCAACGAGTCGTTCAGC ACCGGATCTCTCCTCGCTGTCAGCGGTTTCTTCGGCTCCATTCTCATTTACCAGTTTGTTCCCGCCGAGGGCGAGCAATCTTCAAttctcaacttcatcaacaagtATACTTCGCGCAGCAAGGACTGGGAGGAAATCAACGCTCTTCATACCAAGGCCATGGAGCAGGCTGCATACGACCGAAACCTTTTCGAGAACGGCGGCAACAAGCACCGATTTGTCGATGTTGCATATCCCGA GGCAATCTCCTCATATGCTAGCCGAAACCACATTGCTGGTCATCTTGCCAATATGGACTACGTTGTTGAGCACTACCGACAACAGCACctcaaggaggaggagcgaaAAGCAGCCAAGCTGGCACAGAAGCAGGAATAA
- the RPS15 gene encoding ribosomal protein S15 (BUSCO:56292at5125) encodes MADEYDAEQAAELKRKRAFRKFSYRGIDLDQLLDLSSDQLRDVVHARARRRINRGLKRRPMGLIKKLRKAKQEAQPNEKPDLVKTHLRDMIVVPEMIGSVIGIYSGKEFNQVEIKPEMVGHYLAEFSISYKPVKHGRPGIGATHSSRFIPLK; translated from the exons ATGGCTGACGAATAC GACGCCGAGCAGGCTGCCGAGctcaagagaaagagagcGTTCCGAAAGTTCTCCTACCGAGGAATCGACCTTGACCA GCTCCTCGACCTCTCCTCCGACCAGCTTCGCGATGTTGTCCACGCTCGTGCCCGCCGCAGGATCAACCGTGGTCTGAAGCGCCGCCCCATGGGTCTCATCAAGAAGCTTCGCAAGGCCAAGCAGGAGGCTCAACCTAACGAGAAGCCCGACCTCGTCAAGACCCACCTCCGAGACATGATTGTCGTCCCCGAGATGATCGGTAGCGTCATCGGCATCTACTCCGGCAAGGAGTTCAACCAGGTCgagatcaagcctgagatGGTTGGTCACTACTTGGCTGAGTTCTCTATCTCATA CAAGCCCGTCAAGCACGGTAGACCCGGTATCGGTGCCACGCACTCTTCTCGTTTCATTCCCCTCAAGTAA
- a CDS encoding hypothetical protein (TransMembrane:1 (o221-243i)), which translates to MPSAAPSSAMSLSKPTPHPTTLVIEPKPTDDDDLASDWTFPPMTTPWTGPPDCTWTYDANHLSMSGMGGLEAMLDLQPIAGAKSLSCYPDAMFENGLTGVYSPGTCPHGWTTVTLRIEPSANRDDETTTAICCSSHYTLEGSLCKRSTSSVIAVPYTFNQTAQTYDAHSESATTLYSATIAVYTIRALFKDRDKDALGLKDEDDIPGVDHHNDTLSLGERIGIGVGVAIFVLLAVGGVAFWLIHRERARTEKRKPHELNAVGNMRHSSSAAGDDFYAAADQRNRGRGNTEPPPPAYAATDSNSMTENDSRLSEDTTTRDEEIRALQIQKEAIQRRLQQLEQADIQNQTDNRNN; encoded by the exons ATGCCATCCGCCGCGCCTTCATCGGCCATGTCTCTGTCCAAACCTACACCTCACCCGACAACACTTGTAATCGAACCAAAGCCAACCGATGATGACGACCTCGCCAGCGACTGGACGTTTCCACCCATGACAACTCCCTGGACTGGCCCTCCCGATTGTACATGGACTTATGACGCAAACCACTTGTCAATGTCTGGGATGGGAGGTCTCGAGGCCATGCTAGACCTTCAGCCGATTGCTGGAGCAAAGTCACTATCGTGTTATCCGGATGCTATGTTCGAGAATGGCCTTACGGGTGTTTATAGTCCGGGTACTTGTCCGCATGGATGGACTACTGTAACTCTACGTATCGAACCTAGCGCAAACCGGGACGACGAGACGACTACAGCCATCTGCTGCTCATC GCATTATACTTTGGAAGGCAGCCTGTGTAAACGATCGACTTCTTCCGTGATAGCTGTCCCTTACACTTTCAACCAAACAGCGCAGACCTACGATGCCCATTCCGAATCCGCCACTACTTTATACAGCGCAACGATTGCTGTCTACACTATCCGGGCCCTTTTCAAGGATAGAGACAAGGATGCTCTAGGACTCAAAGACGAGGACGATATTCCAGGCGTTGACCACCATAACGACACTCTGTCTTTGGGCGAGCGAATTGGCATTGGTGTTGGCGTTGCAATTTTTGTACTGCTAGCTGTTGGAGGAGTAGCCTTCTGGCTCATTCATCGAGAGCGAGCCCGGACAGAAAAGAGAAAACCACACGAGCTTAATGCAGTGGGCAACATGCGCCATAGTTCTTCAGCGGCAGGCGATGACTTCTACGCTGCTGCCGATCAACGAAACAGGGGTCGCGGAAATACAGAGCCTCCTCCACCTGCGTATGCGGCTACAGACTCGAACAGTATGACAGAGAACGATAGTCGTCTAAGCGAGGATACAACGACGCGAGACGAGGAGATCCGAGCGCTACAGATTCAGAAGGAAGCAATTCAGCGTCGTCTGCAACAGCTAGAACAGGCTGATATACAGAACCAAACAGACAACCGAAACAACTAA